Proteins from a genomic interval of Paenibacillus sp. FSL R5-0623:
- a CDS encoding N-6 DNA methylase: MRNAVLNEAEKDAWVIGDNWRSEMQNSEMRLTLQPMLTYKLLCENTDHGFNIPNNQSWEVVTSNGLDLGKRLSIAFRELERLNHSLKDVFTLNDYSRYHNDLSLYKVVENILNRHSYNRDLYEDSNPLTGTVTRYLDNLLEAFISREGTQGGEGNSPKSISTLLPRLLDKTSGMICDHASGLNGFLIEAYKYAQLNHEEVKLFGQEINPQTRALGIMNLIIHGLYPEITDVKLGNTITSPQLKDEDGHLMKFDGILNSPPFAVSNWGYDEAEKDVYGRFRYGLPSRAYGDMAFVLHSIASLKKDGKAVIVVPHGVLQRGASEAKIRANLIQEGLIEAVIGLPSNLFIGTGIPVAVLIINKNKPTTMSDRILFINAEDGFKKAMRNQNELRESDIEDIVMAYRNYSQIDGYSRSVPVSEISSNDWSLLPLRYFEKAEVDTKIGRANINRKHYEQSDLPKIALGEIAEVDRGLNPTKDDSDDAEPTHYLVNLVDVQEGKIIPDGLKGITLSPKRAREYELEPGDLLLSSRGTTLKMTVVTQEDVKEKPLVFSQNFLRIRVLDPMQYDPNFIKAFLESPIGQYYLQAYQRGTTVTVLSHKDVASIKLPKLAIDKQRDIAQLLLGSDEEYQAVMEQARKRQEHNYSESYHIMGISDSYVMID; the protein is encoded by the coding sequence ATGAGAAACGCAGTTCTTAATGAGGCTGAGAAAGATGCATGGGTTATTGGGGATAATTGGAGAAGCGAGATGCAAAACAGCGAGATGAGGCTTACTTTGCAACCGATGCTGACTTATAAGCTCTTATGTGAAAACACCGATCATGGATTCAATATCCCGAATAACCAGTCCTGGGAGGTGGTTACATCGAATGGATTAGATTTAGGAAAAAGGCTATCCATAGCTTTTCGAGAGCTGGAGAGATTGAATCATTCCTTAAAGGATGTCTTTACTTTAAATGATTACAGCCGATATCATAATGATCTGAGTCTATATAAGGTTGTCGAAAATATTTTAAATCGCCATTCTTACAATCGTGACTTATACGAGGATTCAAATCCATTAACTGGAACAGTTACACGATACTTAGACAATTTACTGGAGGCTTTCATTTCAAGGGAAGGTACTCAGGGCGGGGAGGGAAATAGTCCAAAAAGCATTAGCACACTTCTTCCACGCCTTCTCGATAAGACAAGTGGAATGATATGTGACCATGCTTCAGGATTAAATGGTTTTTTAATCGAGGCTTATAAGTACGCACAGTTGAACCATGAGGAGGTTAAGCTATTTGGTCAAGAGATCAATCCTCAGACTCGTGCTTTAGGGATAATGAATCTAATCATACATGGGTTATATCCCGAAATAACTGATGTTAAGCTGGGTAATACCATCACCTCACCTCAGTTGAAGGATGAAGATGGACACTTAATGAAGTTTGATGGGATCCTTAATTCGCCACCGTTCGCAGTGAGTAATTGGGGCTATGATGAAGCTGAGAAAGATGTATACGGACGTTTCAGATACGGTCTTCCGAGTCGGGCTTATGGGGATATGGCTTTTGTCCTTCACAGTATTGCTTCCCTCAAGAAAGACGGTAAGGCGGTTATTGTGGTTCCTCATGGTGTACTTCAAAGGGGTGCTTCCGAAGCGAAAATTCGTGCAAACTTGATCCAGGAAGGGTTGATTGAAGCCGTCATTGGCTTGCCATCCAACCTATTCATCGGTACTGGAATACCTGTGGCTGTACTGATTATTAATAAGAACAAACCTACTACGATGAGTGACCGAATATTGTTCATCAATGCCGAAGATGGCTTCAAGAAGGCGATGCGAAATCAGAATGAACTGCGTGAGTCTGACATTGAAGACATTGTTATGGCATATCGTAATTACTCTCAAATCGATGGGTACAGCAGAAGCGTGCCAGTCAGCGAGATCTCATCTAATGATTGGAGTCTGCTCCCTTTGAGGTACTTCGAAAAGGCAGAGGTAGACACTAAGATCGGGCGAGCAAACATTAACCGTAAGCACTATGAGCAGTCTGATCTCCCGAAAATAGCACTGGGTGAAATTGCAGAGGTCGATAGGGGGCTTAATCCTACAAAGGATGATTCCGATGATGCAGAGCCAACCCATTACTTGGTGAATCTTGTTGATGTGCAAGAAGGAAAGATCATACCAGATGGACTGAAGGGGATTACATTGAGTCCAAAAAGAGCACGAGAGTATGAGTTGGAGCCAGGTGACTTATTACTGTCCAGTCGTGGTACTACGCTTAAAATGACTGTGGTGACTCAAGAAGATGTCAAAGAGAAGCCGTTGGTATTTTCTCAGAATTTTCTTCGAATTCGTGTATTGGACCCAATGCAATACGACCCGAATTTTATTAAGGCGTTTCTGGAGAGTCCCATTGGACAATATTACCTACAAGCCTATCAGCGTGGAACAACCGTCACTGTATTGAGTCATAAGGATGTTGCGTCGATTAAGTTGCCAAAGCTTGCGATTGATAAGCAACGTGATATCGCACAATTGTTACTTGGATCTGACGAAGAGTATCAAGCAGTGATGGAGCAAGCGAGAAAGAGGCAGGAGCACAACTATAGTGAGAGCTATCATATTATGGGAATCTCTGATTCTTATGTGATGATTGATTAA
- a CDS encoding Fic family protein: MTHHSCAIENNTITLSEAVSILLYRMIPGKVSVREFYELENHQLAFNYIIENIDQELTISFIHDVHSLLMDRLDHEKGHFKSHENVIVGATFSTASPKETPSLMDQWLLNLNNRIQKAKSSDDIILSICSSHIAFERIHPYSDGNGRTGRLLMMFLLLQNQVVPLVIQKKNKLEYFQFLEEQNAEGFAVYAVSTIEKEKQRYKAFLNSLPKE; this comes from the coding sequence ATGACACATCATTCTTGTGCCATTGAGAATAACACGATCACGCTTAGCGAAGCTGTTTCCATCCTACTTTATCGAATGATTCCAGGCAAAGTATCTGTACGCGAATTCTACGAATTAGAAAATCATCAGTTAGCTTTCAACTATATTATTGAGAATATCGATCAGGAACTTACGATATCTTTCATTCATGATGTTCATTCTCTTCTGATGGATAGACTTGATCATGAGAAGGGGCATTTCAAGTCTCACGAGAATGTAATTGTAGGAGCGACATTCTCTACAGCTTCTCCCAAAGAAACGCCTTCACTTATGGATCAGTGGCTTCTAAATCTGAACAATCGTATTCAAAAAGCGAAGTCATCTGATGATATCATTCTTTCAATCTGCTCCAGTCACATTGCGTTCGAGCGAATCCATCCGTATTCCGATGGTAATGGACGAACAGGTCGATTGCTTATGATGTTTCTGTTGTTACAAAATCAAGTTGTGCCTCTTGTAATTCAAAAGAAAAATAAGCTCGAATATTTTCAATTTCTTGAAGAGCAAAATGCAGAAGGATTTGCGGTTTATGCTGTTTCAACCATAGAGAAAGAGAAACAGCGATATAAAGCATTTCTGAATTCACTTCCTAAGGAGTAA
- a CDS encoding NUDIX domain-containing protein, whose translation MQLLRRITDSDFIGGAPEFMETTTRYASRGLLVDDRLNVAMMYMSKINLYKLPGGGIDEGEEIRDAFLREIKEETGYEAEIIHELGYIEEHKNKNNFMQHSYCFVAKAQNRVSNAMLTESEAELGMIVEWMTFKKAIEAMNSSEIICDDYSTQFMIVREKAILEKAVEVLANLYGRGIFEECKGADENDKV comes from the coding sequence ATGCAATTGTTAAGAAGAATAACTGACAGTGATTTTATTGGTGGTGCTCCTGAGTTCATGGAAACAACAACACGTTATGCCTCAAGAGGTTTATTAGTTGATGATAGGCTTAACGTTGCTATGATGTACATGTCAAAAATTAACCTTTACAAGTTGCCTGGCGGGGGAATTGATGAAGGTGAAGAGATCAGAGATGCGTTTCTACGTGAAATAAAGGAAGAGACGGGCTATGAAGCTGAGATTATACATGAATTGGGTTACATCGAGGAGCATAAGAACAAAAATAATTTTATGCAACATTCCTACTGTTTTGTAGCAAAAGCGCAAAACCGCGTAAGTAACGCGATGCTTACTGAAAGTGAAGCAGAGCTTGGAATGATAGTTGAATGGATGACATTTAAAAAAGCAATAGAAGCAATGAACAGCTCGGAAATAATTTGCGATGATTATTCAACCCAATTTATGATTGTACGGGAAAAGGCTATTCTTGAAAAAGCCGTTGAAGTATTAGCGAACCTATATGGGAGAGGGATATTTGAAGAATGTAAGGGAGCGGATGAAAATGACAAAGTTTGA
- a CDS encoding abortive infection family protein, translated as MSWIHQINGQGLVEINELVYNFEFVQETLDQCQTLISQHNCRSAIDRAHTALHGYLKETCKKADLQINLSNPKIQDYWSKLKQEHPLFLIEHSQSHLPINQIVNAIAKMLENLNEIRNNRSFSHPNEEIINEPEAKFVINLFRSILQYVDQKVAT; from the coding sequence ATGAGTTGGATTCATCAAATAAATGGACAAGGTTTAGTTGAAATCAATGAGTTGGTTTATAATTTTGAGTTTGTTCAAGAGACGCTTGATCAGTGTCAAACACTTATATCCCAACATAATTGTAGGAGCGCTATTGATCGAGCACATACTGCGTTACATGGTTACTTGAAGGAAACATGCAAAAAAGCAGACCTACAAATTAATTTGAGTAATCCCAAAATACAAGATTATTGGAGTAAACTAAAACAAGAACATCCTTTATTTCTAATTGAACACAGCCAGAGTCATTTACCAATTAATCAGATTGTTAATGCAATAGCCAAAATGCTTGAGAATTTAAATGAAATCCGAAACAACAGGTCTTTTTCTCATCCGAATGAAGAAATTATAAATGAACCTGAAGCCAAATTTGTAATTAACTTATTTCGTAGCATTCTTCAATACGTAGACCAGAAGGTAGCGACTTAA
- a CDS encoding GIY-YIG nuclease family protein, whose amino-acid sequence MLSSVAGVYLITDMTNGSQYVGSASGKLGIMGRWRSYAETRHGGNIRLMALLQVEPERYKNFQYSILRTLPKSLTQTEVVGFEQKYKQKLGSRAFGLNGN is encoded by the coding sequence ATGCTTTCCTCTGTTGCTGGTGTGTATTTAATAACTGATATGACCAATGGAAGTCAGTATGTAGGATCAGCATCAGGGAAACTCGGTATTATGGGGCGCTGGAGAAGCTATGCTGAAACGCGACACGGAGGAAATATCAGATTGATGGCATTATTACAGGTAGAGCCAGAGCGTTACAAGAATTTTCAATACTCGATTTTGCGAACACTTCCTAAATCATTAACTCAAACTGAGGTTGTCGGTTTCGAACAGAAATACAAGCAAAAGCTGGGGTCACGGGCATTTGGTTTGAATGGGAATTGA
- a CDS encoding RNA methyltransferase, with translation MDIVSPQNTRVKEWAQLLEKKHRTRQHKYIIEGIHLVQEALRARADLECIVYDGEQGVPSELAGLENPLQRVEWVSVSPAVIAKCTDTMTPQPVFAIVRKGSEPLESLITGARGLVVVLDGVQDPGNVGTIIRSADAAGAAGVVLGAGCADVYNPKTIRSTMGSLFHLPIVEGQLESLLPEAKAAGVKLVSTSLQAEHSCYSYDFTQSVWLVIGNEGKGISDATARLVDDSITIPMQGQAESLNAAMAATILLFEAMRQRMFNN, from the coding sequence ATGGATATTGTATCACCGCAGAATACACGCGTAAAAGAATGGGCGCAGTTGCTGGAGAAAAAGCATCGTACCCGTCAACATAAATATATCATTGAGGGCATTCACCTGGTACAGGAAGCACTGCGTGCCAGAGCAGATCTGGAGTGCATCGTGTACGATGGAGAGCAAGGCGTACCTAGCGAACTCGCCGGGCTTGAGAATCCGCTACAGCGTGTGGAGTGGGTTAGTGTATCTCCAGCGGTTATCGCCAAATGTACGGATACAATGACACCACAGCCTGTATTCGCGATTGTGCGTAAAGGCAGTGAGCCACTGGAAAGCCTAATTACCGGAGCGCGCGGGCTTGTTGTTGTGCTGGACGGAGTGCAAGACCCAGGTAATGTAGGGACAATCATCCGTAGTGCGGATGCAGCTGGAGCCGCTGGAGTCGTACTTGGCGCTGGTTGTGCTGATGTATATAATCCGAAGACGATTCGTTCGACGATGGGCTCGCTGTTCCATCTGCCCATTGTGGAGGGCCAGTTGGAATCCTTGCTTCCCGAAGCGAAGGCTGCGGGCGTGAAGCTGGTTAGTACTTCTTTGCAGGCAGAGCATTCATGTTATAGTTATGATTTTACGCAGTCGGTATGGCTTGTCATTGGTAACGAAGGCAAAGGCATCTCGGATGCTACGGCACGTTTGGTGGATGATTCGATTACAATTCCGATGCAGGGACAGGCAGAGTCGCTCAACGCGGCAATGGCGGCAACGATTTTGCTGTTTGAGGCGATGAGACAGCGGATGTTTAATAACTAA
- a CDS encoding TrkA family potassium uptake protein has translation MHHAEVQREVKTLMAKKQYAVIGMGRFGSSVANALSGMGFDVLAIDADEQRTQEMSNVVTHAVSADSTDEEALRALGIRNFDVVVVAIGEDIQASILTTLILKDMGVPVLIVKAQNELHGKVLQKIGADKVIYPERDMGLRVAHHLTSPNILDYIELSEDYSILEMRASEQMIGKNLMELNIRARFGCNVMAIRSGNSMNISPYAEDRIEAGDVLIIVGHKDHLTKMELAYPK, from the coding sequence ATGCATCATGCTGAAGTGCAGCGGGAGGTTAAGACCCTAATGGCCAAGAAACAGTATGCCGTAATTGGGATGGGACGGTTCGGATCAAGTGTTGCCAATGCACTGAGTGGCATGGGATTCGACGTGCTAGCAATTGATGCGGACGAGCAGCGGACTCAGGAAATGTCCAATGTGGTGACCCATGCGGTATCGGCAGATTCAACAGATGAAGAAGCGCTACGTGCGCTGGGCATACGGAATTTCGACGTTGTCGTTGTGGCGATTGGTGAAGATATTCAGGCGAGCATTCTGACAACCCTGATATTGAAAGATATGGGTGTACCCGTTCTGATCGTAAAAGCTCAAAATGAACTTCATGGTAAGGTGCTGCAAAAGATTGGCGCAGATAAAGTCATCTATCCTGAGCGGGATATGGGACTGCGCGTAGCCCATCATCTGACCTCGCCTAATATACTGGATTACATCGAGTTATCTGAGGATTACAGCATTCTGGAGATGAGAGCCTCCGAGCAGATGATCGGTAAGAACCTAATGGAATTAAATATCCGTGCACGTTTCGGTTGTAACGTGATGGCGATTCGCAGTGGGAATTCGATGAACATCTCCCCGTACGCGGAGGACCGGATCGAGGCTGGAGATGTGCTGATCATTGTGGGTCACAAGGATCATTTGACGAAAATGGAGCTTGCGTATCCGAAGTGA
- the sspI gene encoding small acid-soluble spore protein SspI encodes MPITLSLREAIVHKVHDKSDDQLREMIEGSVDGPEAALPGLGAIFEMIWKNTEPAKQEELIQIAQEHLHTIPVQPLR; translated from the coding sequence ATGCCCATTACATTAAGCTTGCGTGAAGCGATTGTTCATAAAGTTCATGACAAGAGTGATGATCAGCTCCGGGAGATGATTGAAGGTTCAGTAGATGGACCAGAAGCTGCATTACCTGGACTTGGCGCCATTTTCGAGATGATCTGGAAGAACACAGAACCTGCCAAGCAGGAAGAACTCATTCAAATCGCGCAGGAGCATCTGCACACCATTCCCGTTCAACCGCTTCGTTAA